Proteins encoded by one window of Armatimonadota bacterium:
- a CDS encoding inosine/xanthosine triphosphatase: MRIVLGSTSPSKLRAVRAVCARAFPEAAVEALDVPAGVAPQPVGEEETIHGARQRACQARERTDADLGIGIEGGVFRDARGAWLCAWAVVVDRRGREGLASGVRVPLPEWIAGRALAGEELGAIVDAHLDEPEAHETLGAVGLLTRGLLDRQAALEQAVLAALAPFLSPSVYDGPAPASSAAHRG, from the coding sequence ATGCGCATCGTCCTGGGATCGACCAGCCCCTCCAAGCTCCGGGCCGTCCGCGCCGTCTGCGCCCGGGCGTTTCCGGAGGCCGCCGTCGAAGCCCTGGATGTTCCGGCCGGCGTGGCCCCGCAGCCCGTGGGCGAAGAGGAGACGATCCACGGCGCGAGACAACGGGCCTGCCAGGCGCGGGAGCGCACCGACGCCGACCTGGGGATCGGCATCGAAGGCGGCGTCTTCCGCGATGCGCGCGGGGCGTGGCTGTGCGCCTGGGCCGTCGTGGTGGACCGCCGCGGCCGCGAAGGGCTGGCCTCCGGCGTGCGCGTGCCGCTCCCGGAGTGGATCGCCGGCAGAGCGCTGGCCGGTGAAGAGCTCGGGGCGATCGTGGACGCCCATCTGGATGAGCCCGAGGCCCATGAGACGCTGGGAGCCGTGGGGCTGCTGACCCGCGGCCTGCTGGATCGGCAGGCCGCGCTGGAACAGGCGGTGCTGGCGGCCCTCGCCCCGTTTCTCTCCCCCTCGGTGTACGACGGCCCCGCGCCGGCCTCGAGCGCCGCGCACCGCGGGTGA
- the lgt gene encoding prolipoprotein diacylglyceryl transferase: MDPILVRLGPLVIRWYGVMMAVTIVTGLLAAYRLGSRFGVDARAVDRLSVLFIILAFVGARLGYVVSHPAEFTDPLEILRIDHGGLTSHGAIAGGLLALGIAARRGGPPFWDLADTVVWTVPLGNIFVRFGNFMNGELYGDPTSLPWAVTFPGVPGPRHPLQLYEMFFAVLILAVTVPMSRRRAFPGQLFWTVLVLTSAGRIVLDLLRSEDRIYGIVTLGQIPAALLIVLGLVFLSRGRRAGTRR; this comes from the coding sequence GTGGATCCCATTCTCGTGCGCCTGGGTCCCCTGGTCATCCGCTGGTACGGGGTGATGATGGCGGTGACGATCGTGACCGGGCTGCTGGCCGCCTACCGCCTCGGTTCGCGCTTCGGCGTGGACGCCCGGGCGGTGGACCGGCTGTCGGTCCTGTTCATCATCCTGGCGTTCGTGGGGGCGCGGCTGGGCTACGTGGTCTCTCACCCCGCCGAGTTCACCGATCCGCTGGAGATCCTGCGCATCGACCACGGCGGCCTCACCTCCCACGGGGCCATCGCCGGCGGTCTGCTCGCCCTGGGGATCGCCGCCCGCCGCGGCGGCCCACCGTTCTGGGATCTGGCCGATACCGTGGTCTGGACGGTGCCGCTGGGGAACATCTTCGTGCGGTTCGGCAACTTCATGAACGGCGAACTCTACGGCGATCCCACCTCGCTCCCCTGGGCGGTGACCTTCCCGGGCGTGCCCGGCCCGCGGCACCCGCTGCAGCTCTACGAGATGTTCTTCGCCGTGTTGATCCTGGCGGTGACGGTGCCGATGTCCCGGCGGCGCGCCTTTCCCGGCCAGTTGTTCTGGACGGTGCTGGTCCTGACCTCGGCCGGCCGGATCGTCCTGGACCTGCTGCGCAGCGAGGACCGCATCTACGGCATCGTCACGCTGGGACAGATCCCGGCCGCGCTCCTCATCGTCCTCGGACTGGTCTTCCTGAGCCGGGGGCGGCGCGCCGGGACCCGCCGATGA
- a CDS encoding NADH-quinone oxidoreductase subunit N, translated as MTPAAAEVRALTPELIVAGATLLVMVWATFLPSHRQGSLRWAAAGALGAALWATFSLDSGQPSLFGGMYGRDPLTMVFQVAALLAALLALALGAAYVERTRLAAGEFYALVLTAALGAMVMAGSTDLIMVFLGLETLSIPLYVLAGFARTDLRSQEAGMKYFLLGAFSTAIFLYGIALVYGATGSTALVRLAAAPAPPLLLDAGVGLLLIGLAFKAALVPFHGWAPDVYEGAPLPVTAYMSVIAKVGAFAALLRVFPPPVGSEARWAGVLALLSLLTMALANLAALRQTNLKRLLAYSSISHAGFILIGVAAGTDQGARAAVFYLLVYAFMTLGAFAVALQVARRSGEADQIADLAGLASRSPALAAAMTVFMVSLAGIPPTAGFIGKLYVFTAALDAGQPVLAVVGVLASVVSAYFYLRVAYTMFTGEPRGEVTLTGDRWLTAALLVTVAATLALGVFPAPLTALVQQMGQALR; from the coding sequence GTGACGCCCGCCGCCGCCGAGGTGCGGGCCCTGACGCCGGAACTCATCGTGGCCGGCGCGACGCTGCTGGTCATGGTCTGGGCTACCTTTCTGCCCTCCCACCGGCAGGGGAGTCTGCGGTGGGCGGCGGCCGGGGCGCTGGGCGCGGCGCTCTGGGCGACCTTCAGCCTGGATTCCGGGCAGCCGTCGCTGTTCGGCGGGATGTACGGACGCGACCCGCTGACGATGGTCTTCCAGGTCGCCGCGCTGCTGGCCGCGCTGCTGGCCCTGGCCCTGGGGGCGGCATACGTCGAGCGGACGCGGCTGGCCGCCGGCGAGTTCTACGCCCTGGTGCTGACCGCGGCCCTGGGGGCGATGGTCATGGCGGGGAGCACCGACCTGATCATGGTCTTCCTGGGGCTGGAGACGTTGTCCATCCCGCTGTACGTCCTGGCCGGCTTCGCCCGCACCGACCTGCGGTCCCAGGAGGCGGGAATGAAGTACTTCCTGCTCGGAGCCTTCAGCACCGCGATCTTCCTCTACGGCATCGCCCTGGTCTACGGCGCGACCGGATCGACCGCCCTGGTCCGGCTGGCCGCCGCGCCCGCCCCGCCGCTCCTCCTGGACGCCGGCGTGGGGCTGCTGCTGATCGGGCTGGCCTTCAAGGCCGCCCTCGTCCCGTTCCACGGCTGGGCGCCCGACGTCTACGAAGGCGCGCCGCTGCCGGTCACGGCGTACATGTCCGTCATCGCCAAGGTCGGCGCCTTTGCCGCCCTGCTGCGGGTTTTCCCTCCTCCTGTGGGATCCGAGGCGCGGTGGGCCGGGGTGCTCGCCCTGCTCAGCCTCCTCACCATGGCCCTGGCGAACCTAGCCGCCCTGCGCCAGACGAATCTGAAGCGGCTGCTGGCCTACTCCAGCATCTCCCACGCCGGGTTCATCCTGATCGGCGTGGCCGCGGGGACGGACCAGGGCGCCCGGGCGGCCGTCTTCTATCTGCTGGTGTACGCCTTCATGACGCTCGGCGCCTTCGCCGTGGCCCTGCAGGTGGCCCGCAGGAGCGGGGAAGCGGACCAGATCGCCGACCTGGCCGGGCTGGCGTCCCGTTCGCCGGCCCTGGCCGCGGCGATGACCGTCTTCATGGTCTCCCTGGCCGGCATCCCTCCCACCGCCGGGTTCATCGGCAAACTCTACGTCTTCACCGCGGCGCTGGACGCGGGGCAGCCCGTTCTGGCCGTGGTCGGCGTCCTGGCCTCCGTGGTTTCCGCCTACTTCTACCTGCGCGTCGCCTACACCATGTTCACGGGCGAGCCGCGGGGGGAGGTGACGCTGACCGGGGACCGCTGGCTGACGGCGGCCCTGCTGGTCACGGTGGCGGCCACCCTGGCGCTGGGCGTGTTCCCCGCGCCGCTCACCGCCCTCGTCCAGCAGATGGGCCAGGCCCTGCGCTGA
- a CDS encoding NADH-quinone oxidoreductase subunit M, with protein sequence MKLLSALVFLPLAGAVAAALLDRRREDAIRWTGLAASLGALALALLVFARFEAGTAAVQFEERAVWVGGLGLSYHLGVDGISLPLVALTAVIMPLALLSSWTAIAERVKEFTVSMLVLETALLGTFLSLDLVLFYVFWDAVLIPMYFIIGLWGSDRRTYAAYKFILYTMVGSALMLVAIIVLHLHSGPPGARSFDWLVLRDLRPGMPLQAWLFGAFALAFAIKVPVWPLHTWLPDAHTEAPTAGSVVLAAVLLKMGTYGFLRFLLPLFPEASRQFAPWLSVLAVVGILYGGAVSWAQQDMKRLVAMSSVSHLGFVTLGAFAFTVEGLQGSLLQMVNHGISTGGLFLLVGVLYERTHSRLMDDYGGVAALMPRFAVVATIIMLSSMALPGTNGFVGEFLILLGTFRAVPAYAVLAAGGVVLSAVYLLWMYQRVMHGPLAARDRARLSELRARELLVFIPLILLIFWIGLFPNALLARTEASVRALVESVEARR encoded by the coding sequence ATGAAGCTGCTGTCCGCCCTGGTCTTCCTCCCCCTGGCCGGCGCCGTCGCGGCCGCCCTGCTGGACCGCCGGCGAGAGGACGCCATCCGCTGGACCGGTCTGGCCGCCTCGCTCGGCGCGTTGGCCCTGGCCCTGCTGGTCTTCGCCCGCTTCGAGGCGGGTACGGCGGCGGTGCAGTTCGAGGAGCGGGCGGTCTGGGTGGGCGGCCTCGGGCTCTCCTACCACCTGGGGGTGGACGGGATCTCCCTGCCACTGGTCGCCCTCACCGCGGTGATCATGCCCCTGGCCCTGCTCTCGTCGTGGACGGCGATCGCCGAGCGGGTGAAGGAGTTCACCGTCAGCATGCTGGTCCTGGAGACGGCGCTGCTGGGCACCTTCCTCAGCCTGGACCTGGTGCTGTTCTACGTTTTCTGGGACGCCGTGCTCATCCCGATGTACTTCATCATCGGCCTGTGGGGCTCGGACCGGCGGACCTACGCGGCGTACAAATTCATCCTCTACACCATGGTCGGCAGCGCGTTGATGCTCGTGGCCATCATCGTCCTCCACCTGCACAGCGGCCCCCCGGGGGCGCGGAGCTTCGACTGGCTCGTCCTCCGGGACCTCCGGCCGGGCATGCCCCTGCAGGCCTGGTTGTTCGGCGCCTTCGCCCTGGCCTTCGCCATCAAGGTCCCCGTCTGGCCGCTGCACACCTGGCTGCCCGACGCCCACACCGAGGCGCCGACCGCGGGCAGCGTGGTCCTGGCCGCGGTCCTGCTGAAGATGGGCACCTACGGCTTCCTGCGCTTCCTCCTGCCGCTGTTTCCCGAGGCGTCCCGGCAGTTCGCGCCGTGGCTCAGCGTCCTGGCCGTCGTCGGCATCCTCTACGGCGGCGCGGTGAGCTGGGCCCAGCAGGACATGAAGCGGCTGGTGGCGATGAGCAGCGTCAGCCACCTCGGCTTTGTCACCCTCGGCGCCTTCGCCTTCACCGTGGAAGGCCTGCAGGGCAGCCTCCTGCAGATGGTCAACCACGGCATCAGCACGGGAGGCCTGTTTCTGCTGGTGGGCGTGCTCTACGAGCGCACCCACAGCCGGCTGATGGACGACTACGGCGGCGTGGCGGCGCTCATGCCGCGCTTTGCCGTCGTGGCCACGATCATCATGCTCTCCTCCATGGCGCTGCCCGGAACAAACGGCTTCGTGGGCGAGTTTCTGATCCTGCTCGGGACCTTTCGCGCCGTCCCGGCCTATGCCGTCCTGGCCGCCGGCGGCGTGGTCCTCTCCGCGGTGTACCTGCTGTGGATGTACCAGCGGGTGATGCACGGCCCGCTCGCCGCGCGGGATAGGGCGCGGCTGAGCGAACTGCGCGCCCGCGAGCTGCTGGTCTTCATCCCCCTGATCCTCCTCATCTTCTGGATCGGCCTGTTCCCCAACGCCCTCCTGGCGCGGACCGAGGCCTCGGTGCGGGCGCTGGTGGAGTCAGTGGAGGCCCGCCGGTGA
- the nuoL gene encoding NADH-quinone oxidoreductase subunit L, with the protein MLLILIIAFPLAGWLLNGIFAGRLPRQAVGLLGAGSAGLSFAAALAAVRNPQVASGWAVPLWEWIRSGDVHIRLGLLLDPLSAVMVLVVSGVGFLIHVYSIGYMGDDPAYSRYFSYLNLFLGSMLLLVLGDSLPALFVGWELVGLCSYLLIAFWFDRERAATAGRKAFMVNRIGDAAFLLGMILLGLTAGTLDLRETAARATAISAGTAAVITLLLFAGATGKSAQLPLYTWLPDAMEGPTPVSALIHAATMVTAGVYMVGRLYPLFLRAETVLPVVAAIGAATSVFAATVALVQWDLKRVLAFSTISQLGYMFLGMGVLAPQAGMFHLTTQAFFKALLFLAAGSVMHAMHGVIDMRRLGGLGGPMRWTMWGFLIGALAMAGVPPFAGFFSKDLILEAAFARGPAAGFLAVWLVGLIAALVTSVYITRAAIMTFAPPPAAPGPAHPHEAPAVMLWPMAALALLSTVGGILGAHVAGRPLLHSLEQFFGLEVLEHGIPRWATVAPPAVGVLGILLAVSVYRGRREPRLGALRPFLESHWLLDPLYARAVVAPARWLGRTLAGPVELGVIDGAVNGVAAAVGRAGGALRRLQTGYARHYAAAILAGTVLMLGYWLWRLR; encoded by the coding sequence ATGCTGCTGATCCTGATCATCGCCTTTCCGCTGGCCGGGTGGCTCCTCAACGGGATCTTCGCCGGCCGACTGCCCCGGCAGGCGGTCGGGCTCCTCGGCGCCGGCAGTGCCGGCCTCTCCTTCGCCGCCGCACTGGCGGCGGTTCGGAATCCGCAGGTCGCCTCCGGCTGGGCCGTGCCCCTGTGGGAGTGGATCCGCTCCGGCGACGTCCACATCCGCCTGGGGCTGCTCTTGGACCCCCTCTCTGCGGTGATGGTGCTCGTCGTCAGCGGCGTGGGCTTCCTCATCCACGTCTACTCCATCGGCTATATGGGGGACGATCCCGCCTACAGCCGCTACTTCAGCTACCTCAACCTCTTTCTGGGGTCGATGCTGCTGCTGGTGCTGGGCGATTCGCTGCCGGCCCTGTTCGTGGGCTGGGAGCTGGTCGGGCTGTGTTCCTACCTGCTGATCGCCTTCTGGTTCGACCGCGAGCGGGCGGCGACCGCCGGACGCAAGGCCTTCATGGTCAACCGCATCGGTGACGCCGCCTTCCTGCTCGGGATGATCCTCCTGGGCCTCACCGCCGGGACGCTGGACCTGCGGGAGACCGCGGCCCGGGCGACCGCGATCTCCGCCGGCACCGCCGCGGTGATCACGCTCCTGCTGTTCGCCGGCGCCACCGGGAAGTCGGCGCAGCTGCCCCTGTACACCTGGCTACCCGACGCGATGGAGGGCCCCACGCCGGTCTCGGCGCTGATCCACGCCGCCACGATGGTCACGGCCGGCGTGTACATGGTGGGCCGGCTCTACCCGCTGTTCCTGCGGGCCGAGACCGTCCTCCCCGTGGTGGCCGCAATCGGGGCGGCCACCAGCGTCTTCGCCGCGACGGTGGCTCTGGTGCAGTGGGACCTCAAGCGCGTGCTGGCCTTCTCCACGATCAGCCAGCTCGGGTACATGTTCCTCGGCATGGGCGTCCTGGCCCCCCAGGCCGGGATGTTCCACCTGACGACCCAGGCCTTCTTCAAGGCGCTGCTCTTCCTGGCCGCGGGCAGCGTGATGCACGCCATGCACGGGGTCATCGACATGCGCCGACTGGGCGGATTGGGCGGGCCGATGCGCTGGACGATGTGGGGGTTTCTCATCGGCGCCCTGGCCATGGCCGGCGTGCCGCCCTTCGCCGGCTTCTTCAGCAAGGACCTCATCCTGGAGGCGGCCTTCGCGCGCGGGCCGGCCGCCGGCTTCCTCGCGGTGTGGCTGGTGGGGCTGATCGCCGCCCTGGTGACCTCGGTCTACATCACCCGCGCCGCCATCATGACCTTCGCCCCGCCGCCGGCCGCGCCCGGGCCGGCCCATCCCCATGAGGCCCCGGCCGTCATGCTGTGGCCGATGGCCGCGCTGGCCCTGCTCTCCACGGTCGGGGGGATCCTGGGAGCGCACGTCGCCGGACGCCCGCTGCTTCACAGTCTGGAGCAGTTCTTCGGCCTGGAGGTCCTCGAGCACGGCATCCCGCGGTGGGCGACCGTGGCGCCACCCGCCGTGGGGGTGCTCGGGATCCTGCTCGCCGTCTCTGTGTACCGGGGGCGGCGCGAACCCCGTCTCGGCGCGCTGCGGCCGTTCCTGGAGAGCCACTGGCTCCTGGATCCGCTTTACGCCCGGGCCGTCGTGGCGCCGGCCCGATGGCTCGGCCGCACCCTGGCCGGCCCCGTGGAGCTGGGCGTGATCGACGGCGCGGTGAACGGCGTGGCGGCCGCCGTGGGGCGGGCCGGCGGAGCGCTGCGCCGTCTGCAGACCGGCTACGCGCGCCACTACGCCGCGGCGATCCTGGCCGGCACCGTATTGATGCTGGGCTACTGGCTCTGGCGGCTGCGATGA
- the nuoK gene encoding NADH-quinone oxidoreductase subunit NuoK: MPVAYYLALGAVLFTLGAVGVLIRRNALIVFMSIELMLNAVNLTFVAFARQLGSLEGQVTVFFVMVVAAVEVVVGLSIILAIFRARETVDIDDVDLLRG, translated from the coding sequence ATCCCCGTCGCCTACTACTTGGCGCTCGGCGCCGTCCTCTTCACCCTGGGCGCCGTCGGCGTGCTGATCCGGCGCAACGCCCTGATCGTCTTCATGTCCATCGAGCTGATGCTGAACGCGGTGAACCTGACCTTTGTCGCCTTCGCCCGCCAGCTGGGCTCGCTGGAGGGGCAGGTGACGGTGTTCTTCGTCATGGTCGTGGCCGCGGTGGAGGTGGTGGTGGGCCTGTCCATCATCCTCGCCATCTTCCGCGCCCGCGAGACCGTGGATATCGATGACGTGGACCTGCTGCGGGGCTGA